Genomic segment of Nitrospiria bacterium:
GACCACAACCTCTTGATGGCCTACGTGCATGTCGCGCACGATTGCCAGATCGGGAACCGCGTCATCCTCGCCAACGCGGCGACCCTGGCGGGACATATCGTCGTTCAGGATAATGCGGTCATTGGCGGGGTGACGGGTCTGCACCAGTTTGTTCGCATCGGCCGTCACGCGATTATCGGGGGCTGCTCGGCGATCGCGCAGGATATCCCTCCGTTTGTATCGGCCGTGGGAAACCGGGCCAAGCTGTACGGCCTGAACACCGTCGGTTTGAAACGCCACGGATTCAGCGACGAGCAGGTGACCTCGCTCAAAACGGCCTACAAAATTCTGTTTCGATCGAAGCTATCGATGAAGGAATCCGTGGAGAAGATACGGAATGAACTCTCGGGGTCTCCGGAGGCCCAGGAGATGGCCACCTTTGTTGAAAGCTCCGAGCGGGGAGTTTGCCGGTGAAGACCTTGGGAATCATCGCCGGCAGCGGGACCTTTCCCTTGACGGTGGCCCGGGCGGCCCGGCAGGAAGGCTATCGCGTCGTCGCGGTCGCACACGAGGGTGAAACCCACCCGGATCTGGCCGCTCAAGTTGACGAGTTGACCTGGATCTATGTGGGCGAGTTGAATAAATTGATCGCCGCGTTCAAAAAAGCCGGTGTGGCCGAGGCGGTCATGGCGGGAGGGATCAAGAAGGTCCGGCTGTTTGGAAACGCCCGGCCCGACCTGCGCACCCTGGCCTTGCTGGCCCGGGTCGGGATTAAAAAGGACGACAGCCTCCTTCGCGCCGTCGCGGACGAGTTGGCCTCGGAGGGAATCCGGATCCGTTCGGCGACGGAAATGTTGACCGGCATCCTGATGCCCAAGGGGCTGTTGACGGAACGCTCCCTGACCGCGAGCGAGGAACAGGATGCGGAGTTCGGCTGGTCTCTGGCGAAGGAGATGGGCCGCTTGGACGTCGGACAATGCGTGGTGGTGAAGGACCGGACCGTCCTGGCTGTGGAAGCGATCGAGGGAACGGATGAGACCATCCGGCGCGGCGGACGCCATGGAGGGAAGGGGGCCGTCGTGGTGAAAGTGAGGAAACCCCAGCAGGATATCCGCTTTGATCTTCCGACGGTGGGACCGGTAACGGTCGATGTCATGGCCGAGATCGGGGCGGCGGTTCTGGTTCTGGAGGCCGGATGCACCATCCTGCTGGACAAAACCCTTCTTTTGGAAAAGGCTCGGGCGGCAGGCATTTCTGTCCTGGGCCGCTAAACCATGGCGATCGATGGAATTACCAGAGAGAATCTCCTCCAGCGATGCCTCAAACCGCTCCGATCCGCCAAACCCTGGCAGCCCGAGATTCTTTTGGTGCGGGGGGACGCGGGGCCGATCGTCGTGAAGGATTACAAAACCCGGCCGTTTCTCTATCGGTTTTTTGTGGGGCTTCCTTCCACATGGAATGAAGCCCGCATGTACCGGAAGCTGGCGGGCCTAGGGGGCATCCCGCGTTTTTACGGAAAGCTGGACCGCTATGCCCTGGCCATGGAGTACATCGAGGGTCGAAACGCATCCACGTATAAAACCGGCCAGCTGCCCCATGATTTTTTTCATCGCCTGAAACGGATCATCGACTCGGTCCACGAGCGGAATATCGTTCTGTGCGATCTGAGAAACAGGAAGAATATTTTGATTTCAAACAACGGCGAACCGTATTTGATCGACTTCTGCACGGCGTTTGAGCGGGGAAGGCGCTGGAGTTTTCT
This window contains:
- the lpxA gene encoding acyl-ACP--UDP-N-acetylglucosamine O-acyltransferase; its protein translation is MTRIHSTALIHPKARIDDDVEIGPFCVIGENVQLHRGVQVASHVVIEGWTEIGEGCRIFQFASIGAVPQDLKFRGEKSHVVIGKQNTIREYVTVHRGTEPGGGVTRIGDHNLLMAYVHVAHDCQIGNRVILANAATLAGHIVVQDNAVIGGVTGLHQFVRIGRHAIIGGCSAIAQDIPPFVSAVGNRAKLYGLNTVGLKRHGFSDEQVTSLKTAYKILFRSKLSMKESVEKIRNELSGSPEAQEMATFVESSERGVCR
- the lpxI gene encoding UDP-2,3-diacylglucosamine diphosphatase LpxI (LpxI, functionally equivalent to LpxH, replaces it in LPS biosynthesis in a minority of bacteria.); translation: MKTLGIIAGSGTFPLTVARAARQEGYRVVAVAHEGETHPDLAAQVDELTWIYVGELNKLIAAFKKAGVAEAVMAGGIKKVRLFGNARPDLRTLALLARVGIKKDDSLLRAVADELASEGIRIRSATEMLTGILMPKGLLTERSLTASEEQDAEFGWSLAKEMGRLDVGQCVVVKDRTVLAVEAIEGTDETIRRGGRHGGKGAVVVKVRKPQQDIRFDLPTVGPVTVDVMAEIGAAVLVLEAGCTILLDKTLLLEKARAAGISVLGR